Proteins from a single region of Kluyveromyces lactis strain NRRL Y-1140 chromosome A complete sequence:
- the AIM32 gene encoding Aim32p (similar to uniprot|Q04689 Saccharomyces cerevisiae YML050W): MNLYSYSRIIKFPGHNALVLKRLFHRPYQFKSVPDDIKNNLVTECECFVKRLNEKLPDKSQLDISLTLPNKVPEYHKHVLMLSKDPKGWKNWPSKLEMAHEYPHSMVGTLKSSLKDTRDGSGVLVNELALDGYTSSETHLKFLVIPDMKVYEVHRDRVSDFALFLGDGKQDSRKKLSFNDFLKGSDAVGQTAIHSSGSVANSIPNFQSEPFHSDIAMVCGHYLRDARCGELAPLLIAKLNSIKPNLKTGIVSHFGGHKFAGNLIYYQFNGLKIHNDNETGKIDGLWLSKLLPQNLEFVFRHLDKDIILQDFYRGHMSTAAYT; the protein is encoded by the coding sequence ATGAACTTGTACTCatattcaagaataataaaattCCCTGGGCATAATGCATTGGTGTTGAAACGTCTTTTCCATAGGCCGTACCAGTTTAAATCGGTTCCTGATGAtataaagaacaatttaGTCACTGAATGTGAATGCTTCGTAAAGAGGTTGAATGAAAAGTTACCAGACAAGAGTCAGTTGGATATCTCGTTAACTTTGCCAAATAAAGTACCAGAATACCACAAACATGTATTAATGTTATCAAAGGACCCAAAAGGATGGAAAAACTGGCCTTCGAAACTAGAGATGGCTCATGAATACCCTCATAGCATGGTGGGTACTTTGAAATCGAGTCTTAAGGACACTAGAGATGGAAGTGGAGTGCTTGTCAACGAGCTGGCTCTAGATGGATATACGTCGTCTGAAACCCATCTCAAATTTCTTGTCATACCTGACATGAAAGTGTATGAAGTTCATAGAGACAGAGTATCGGACTTTGCCCTCTTCTTAGGTGATGGGAAACAGGACTCCCGGAAGAAACTCTCGTTCAATGACTTTTTGAAGGGGTCAGATGCCGTTGGACAAACTGCAATACACTCGAGCGGTAGCGTAGCTAATAGTATACCAAACTTTCAGAGCGAACCGTTCCATTCTGACATAGCAATGGTATGCGGACATTACCTGCGTGATGCAAGATGCGGTGAATTAGCACCTTTACTCATAGCAAAGCTTAACTCAATCAaaccaaacttgaaaactGGGATCGTTTCGCATTTCGGTGGCCACAAGTTCGCAGGGAACTTGATCTATTACCAATTCAACGGACTTAAAATTCACAACGATAACGAAACAGGTAAGATAGACGGGTTATGGCTAAGTAAACTGTTACCCCAGAATTTAGAATTCGTGTTCCGACATTTGGACAAAGATATAATATTACAGGATTTCTACAGAGGTCATATGTCCACTGCTGCTTATACGTAG
- a CDS encoding uncharacterized protein (some similarities with uniprot|P53907 Saccharomyces cerevisiae YNL144C), which yields MYIYIYRYRYIARTYPCPLPCCTCPTADQQHQTPTMEPLPPYTPSLQISFLLQTQFEHSHRWTPHCVEINSTQLLIRPLIHSHDEKLINKWYSKLDELEYKQYKATSNHQLCHDQLVQSTQVPNQRDHIVLCTAKGLYLEKDKSLNLIQWNRDPIKKYSLQDCRIGLNTDMSRCLRIRCEREQFLLRVPDDASVTSLFAKIACAAELAVPMDSKSHDPLPLKLMPWEDVM from the coding sequence atgtatatatatatatacagaTATAGATACATAGCTCGTACTTACCCATGTCCTCTCCCATGCTGCACCTGCCCAACGGCAGATCAGCAACATCAAACACCAACCATGGAACCGCTGCCACCCTACACCCCTTCGTTGCAGATCTCCTTCCTACTGCAAACACAATTCGAACACTCCCACCGCTGGACTCCACACTGTGTCGAAATCAACTCTACCCAACTGTTAATTCGACCTTTGATCCATTCTCATGATGAAAAACTCATTAACAAATGGTACTCTAAACTGGACGAATTGGAATACAAACAGTACAAAGCTACTTCAAACCATCAACTCTGTCACgatcaattggttcaatcTACCCAAGTTCCGAACCAAAGAGACCATATAGTACTATGTACGGCAAAAGGGTTATATTTAGAAAAGGACAAATCGTTAAACTTGATACAATGGAACCGGGATCCCATCAAGAAGTATTCGTTACAAGATTGTCGCATCGGTCTTAACACAGACATGTCGAGATGTCTTAGAATAAGATGCGAGAGGGAGCAGTTCCTACTGAGAGTGCCAGATGATGCATCAGTGACATCTTTGTTCGCAAAGATCGCATGTGCTGCGGAACTTGCTGTCCCAATGGACAGCAAGTCCCATGACCCGTTGCCGTTGAAACTGATGCCCTGGGAAGATGTAATGTGA
- the GSF2 gene encoding Gsf2p (similar to uniprot|Q04697 Saccharomyces cerevisiae YML048W GSF2 ER localized integral membrane protein that may promote secretion of certain hexose transporters including Gal2p involved in glucose-dependent repression), protein MEVYVRMNDDLEYDYAFQVQKDDTLEQKIALIFNKEKGLSRFMVLKPSIFYKNEPSGFRKSMHPGFLTENGCLLFDYSADDSEYLEDLEVSKKTVWEQLWPGQLVLPKWEKDWKTIWTFVTIMLVWLYTDLPDCISPTPGICLTNQLSKRFASLADNAGLTFVAEKLREELEINSVSVTAQWLFFVFHIVKIVILSSFFYTGLVNPVSFNPLRSLLNKKSAISNGNSELKSTLQTIGWVGARRAIYDDYRDKYYQYVIDKSGGPLHAYRKGIMKQAANPGVTLSAGEGFQTELSNRFNHNTFETMKSSGKFKLSEDYFLQLETDLKENIKACDGDVAKINAEIRNFRKYGLFECGPELTELVQLRKKVDAAPETEPLPEQEKKEQ, encoded by the coding sequence ATGGAGGTTTACGTGCGTATGAATGATGATTTAGAGTACGATTATGCGTTTCAAGTACAAAAAGATGATACTTTAGAACAAAAAATTGCCTTAATATTTAATAAGGAAAAGGGTCTTTCAAGGTTTATGGTTTTGAAGCCATCAATTTTTTATAAGAACGAACCATCTGGTTTCAGGAAATCCATGCATCCTGGTTTCTTAACTGAGAATGGATGTTTATTGTTCGATTACTCTGCAGATGATTCAGAGTATTTAGAGGATTTGGaagtttcaaagaaaaccGTTTGGGAACAATTGTGGCCTGGTCAATTAGTATTACCAAAATGGGAGAAGGACTGGAAAACAATCTGGACTTTTGTAACTATAATGCTGGTATGGTTGTACACTGATTTACCAGATTGTATTTCTCCAACGCCAGGTATCTGTCTTACAAATCAACTTTCTAAGAGATTTGCTAGTCTCGCTGATAACGCTGGTCTAACATTCGTAGCTGAAAAATTAAgagaagaacttgaaatCAACTCTGTTAGTGTCACTGCTCAATGGTTATTCTTCGTTTTCCATATTGTCAAGATCGTGATATTATCTTCATTCTTCTACACTGGGTTGGTAAATCCAGTGTCTTTCAACCCATTGAGATCTTTGCTAAACAAGAAATCCGCAATCTCCAACGGCAACTCTGAATTGAAGAGCACTTTACAGACCATTGGTTGGGTAGGTGCAAGAAGAGCTATTTACGACGATTACAGAGACAAATACTACCAGTACGTTATCGATAAGAGCGGTGGTCCATTGCATGCATACAGAAAGGGCATCATGAAACAAGCTGCTAACCCTGGTGTTACTTTATCTGCCGGTGAAGGGTTCCAAACTGAATTGTCCAACAGATTCAATCACAATACTTTTGAAACTATGAAATCTTCTGGTAAGTTCAAGCTCAGCGAGGATTATTTCCTACAATTAGAAACtgatttgaaggaaaacatCAAGGCCTGTGACGGTGACGTTGCAAAGATCAACGCAGAGATTAGAAATTTCAGAAAGTATGGTCTTTTCGAATGTGGACCTGAATTAACAGAGCTTGTacaattgagaaagaaggtGGATGCAGCTCCAGAAACTGAACCACTACctgaacaagaaaagaaagaacaatgA
- the SUR7 gene encoding Sur7p (similar to uniprot|P54003 Saccharomyces cerevisiae YML052W SUR7 Multicopy suppressor of rvs167 mutation putative integral membrane protein), with product MSAVGSILTKFVSLLFLMGSTMLLIFIVLSGSIEHSPVNEFYWLQADTSNITGAPALSRWTFWGLCGVSGNKNVNCSSLEPAYPLSPVDDFGTTEGFPSDFVNNRDTYYYLTRFSFCFFLIALVFIGVGLIFYVLSWCSYSFTKTVFVTIVIGTLLNMAASACQTAATVLAKNAFKDADVSVDIGVKLMAFSWTTVALNIMLFFITGASFIRKAYKAHKEFVELQNYKEQALSYEQQQQQLQFQQQQQQQDLEATGAGTAIDEPQPQESHQTGIKFFKIRRTQKSDEESI from the coding sequence ATGAGCGCAGTAGGGTCTATATTGACGAAATTCGTTTCgcttttatttttaatgGGTTCAACCatgttgttgatattcATCGTTTTATCCGGTAGTATCGAACATAGTCCAGTTAATGAGTTTTACTGGTTACAAGCAGACACTTCGAACATTACCGGTGCTCCAGCGCTGTCCAGATGGACTTTCTGGGGTCTCTGTGGTGTCTCAGGTAACAAGAACGTCAActgttcttctttggaacCAGCTTATCCGTTATCACCAGTTGATGATTTCGGTACTACAGAGGGATTCCCCTCCGATTTCGTTAACAACAGAGACACCTACTATTATTTGACCAGGTTCTcattctgtttctttttgattgCTTTAGTTTTCATCGGTGTCGGATTAATCTTTTACGTCTTGTCCTGGTGTTCTTACAGTTTCACCAAGACGGTGTTTGTGACCATTGTTATCGGTACTCTATTGAACATGGCTGCCAGTGCGTGTCAAACGGCTGCTACGGTGTTGGCCAAAAACGCTTTCAAAGACGCCGATGTCTCTGTGGATATCGGTGTGAAATTGATGGCGTTCTCTTGGACTACGGTAGCGTTGAACATTATgcttttcttcattaccGGTGCCTCTTTCATCAGAAAGGCTTACAAGGCTCATAAGGAATTTGTCGAATTGCAAAATTACAAGGAACAAGCGTTGAGTTACgagcaacaacaacagcagttGCAATTccaacagcagcagcaacaacaagattTGGAAGCTACCGGTGCTGGTACTGCCATCGATGAGCCCCAGCCACAAGAATCTCACCAGACCGGtatcaagttcttcaagattAGAAGAACTCAAaaatctgatgaagaatcGATTTGA
- the RSE1 gene encoding U2 snRNP complex subunit RSE1 (similar to uniprot|Q04693 Saccharomyces cerevisiae YML049C RSE1 RNA splicing and ER to Golgi transport involved in secretion and RNA splicing) gives MTQDSEVLLWHTVLQRHRNYVHSCIGDFTLDRSSLATAEADTTSVKGPRSSKKRKELQLCLATQDCVELYDVSNGTLDALGKWPIAATILSMTKLNMDRCSHTILVLITDSGNLTFWQFERDSVSGKVYVRTLANEPISRSGIRRFVPQYQMVSDPQSRCVFFSGIERSKMCVLADWQRGKLVVGSPIEIQRSDRITLASAACDVSFDNPVNAAIEVESGTNDYYLSFYTMDLGLNTLLLRKEHLLEDKSINFVMQCPNLQQYKIKTRPNDETDQDSVNPFVICGYDGYLTLIDLEGFYEVSVQLPVRKTVSSTNIINGTIHKLKKDFFILMQSNHGDMYKVGIIPDEETKAPVLEIAYFDTLPTSEDIHIFKSGALFNVSEFGTSYLTQFESLGEDLEKITSYTPGRRSFIETESTLKNLSILDSLTSLNPLTSFHASNSTPLTILAAANQTENLVKLTSAVDFEELISTTLPRIPSKLWTVRIPKNETHSLIFLSMETSTTILKIHEGTVEDFGGDSNPFILNKPSLFVGAMVQRSIIQVTRDCLLQIIEMHDGPYTKKLEWYPPAGVGIVTAFCNETQLVVALTNHEICYFEIIEDSLNELQDRVEMDSTVNSIALLAGQKSGYCVLGCEDSSLQILNLQSKHPDFFTICAIQSLISKPHSLLFMRDTSDLKIHVGMKSGVYLSSKLNINDGTVFDVRTRFVGTKPVQVNLLDNIDINHKDDDDDEPGENDSKIDDFKKKISDFTPLVVLNSSISWVTYEIDDKITLRPLKTDEGITLKHINAFITDDIKRNGCCSITSKGQLLIGKLDNFLSWSNWFNEKKYTLVNDELKNAGNEEEDEDEDEDEDEDASEKYEIVGYQSQRILSDTTDNSLSYVISKTANKETSLSAIRDDKLLATNNGNTVVIIAKEVFNAVCSCNFGTNVKYIVISTESGKFIVIQIRVKNNVLETQYIHETMVHSKVNAMVSFGDKLACCILGNVVLFGLGKKQLLRKSITEMPPYITQVTALDQWDGTMLAVGDIRESVTIFKYDIDNNSFIGVADDIVKRHVTTVKFIDVSSVIGGDRFGNCWVLRVNYESDTRVASNIKACQYTLETLCHMYMNDTPMKFEIVNHMNMSDRPAILWIGLQGTIGCFVPLITRKEQQLYQSFQSTYAELDVLHFQDNNKPEEVDLEETEGALDEAYHTTKNTDHQDYVEGVISRVGRDFLSYRSSYAPSKNIIDGETLEQLTTYLPSDQRWIASKMKHADSGKLDIFNKYINEMRTNYV, from the coding sequence ATGACTCAGGACTCTGAAGTGTTGCTATGGCACACTGTTTTACAACGACATAGGAACTACGTTCATTCCTGCATCGGTGATTTTACTTTGGATAGATCATCATTAGCGACAGCAGAAGCTGATACAACAAGTGTTAAGGGACCGAGGTCATCGAAGAAGCGGAAGGAACTGCAATTATGTCTAGCTACACAGGATTGTGTCGAATTGTACGATGTTAGCAATGGAACATTGGATGCGTTGGGTAAATGGCCTATAGCAGCTACTATTCTTTCTATGACCAAGTTGAATATGGATAGATGTTCACATACGATTTTGGTGTTGATAACTGATTCTGGGAATTTAACATTTTGGCAGTTTGAGAGGGATTCCGTGAGCGGGAAAGTGTACGTGCGTACTTTGGCAAACGAACCGATTTCCAGATCTGGGATCAGAAGGTTTGTACCTCAATATCAAATGGTTTCGGATCCACAGAGTAGATGTGTATTTTTCAGTGGGATTGAGCGTTCAAAGATGTGCGTGTTGGCTGACTGGCAACGTGGGAAATTGGTTGTTGGTTCTCCTATAGAGATTCAACGAAGTGATAGAATCACTTTGGCATCGGCAGCTTGTGATGTAAGTTTTGATAATCCGGTGAATGCTGCCATAGAGGTAGAATCTGGGACAAATGATTACTATTTGTCTTTTTATACAATGGATTTGGGTCTTAACACGTTGCTACTCCGGAAAGAGCATCTTTTAGAGGATAAATCCATCAATTTCGTTATGCAATGCCCAAATTTACAACAGTATAAGATTAAAACTAGACCGAATGATGAAACTGATCAAGATTCGGTAAATCCATTTGTTATTTGTGGTTATGATGGATACTTGACTCTGATAGACTTAGAAGGCTTTTATGAAGTGTCTGTTCAACTCCCCGTCAGAAAAACTGTTTCGTCAACTAATATCATCAACGGTACTATTCataaattgaagaaagattttttCATCCTAATGCAGTCTAACCACGGAGATATGTACAAGGTCGGAATTATCcctgatgaagaaactaaGGCGCcagttcttgaaattgCATACTTTGATACACTCCCCACTTCTGAAGACATCCACATTTTCAAGTCAGGTGCTCTTTTCAACGTATCAGAATTCGGGACCTCTTATTTAACACAGTTCGAAAGTCTTGGTGAAGATCTAGAAAAAATTACATCTTATACCCCGGGAAGGAGATCatttattgaaacagaGTCCACTTTGAAAAACCTATCCATTCTTGACTCCTTAACTTCTTTAAATCCCTTGACGTCATTTCATGCATCAAATTCGACACCACTCACGATATTGGCTGCAGCCAATCAAACTGAGAATCTTGTTAAATTGACTTCTGCggttgattttgaagaacttatATCAACTACATTACCTAGAATACCATCAAAACTTTGGACCGTTAGAATTCCTAAAAACGAAACTCACAGtctgatatttctttctatgGAAACCTCAACGACCATCTTGAAGATCCATGAGGGAACTGTCGAAGATTTTGGTGGAGATTCAAACCCAtttattttgaacaaaCCATCATTGTTTGTTGGCGCTATGGTTCAAAGAAGTATTATTCAAGTTACTCGGGATTGTCTTTTAcaaattattgaaatgcATGATGGTCCATACACCAAAAAACTTGAATGGTATCCACCAGCTGGTGTTGGCATCGTGACAGCATTTTGTAATGAGACACAGTTAGTTGTCGCTTTAACAAATCATGAAATATGctattttgaaatcataGAAGATTCGTTAAACGAATTACAGGATCGAGTGGAGATGGATTCTACAGTGAATTCTATTGCATTGCTCGCCGGTCAAAAGTCAGGCTATTGTGTATTAGGATGTGAAGATTCTAGTCTGCAGATTCTCAACTTACAGAGTAAACATCCAGATTTTTTCACTATCTGTGCTATTCAGTCACTAATATCAAAACCGCACTCTCTACTTTTCATGCGGGACACGTCGGATCTTAAGATCCACGTAGGTATGAAAAGTGGTGTTTATCTGTCATCTAAACTCAATATCAATGATGGCACAGTGTTCGATGTACGTACTAGATTTGTCGGAACGAAGCCCGTCCAGGTAAATCTCTTGGACAATATAGATATCAATCacaaagatgatgatgatgatgaacctggagaaaatgattcaaaaatagacgatttcaagaagaagatttcgGATTTCACTCCACTAGTGGTATTGAATTCAAGCATATCTTGGGTAACTTAcgaaattgatgataaaatcaCATTACGTCCTTTGAAAACAGATGAGGGGATAACCTTGAAACATATAAATGCTTTTATCACGGATGATATCAAGCGCAACGGCTGCTGTTCCATAACCAGCAAAGGGCAACTCCTAATCGGCAAATTAGATAACTTTTTGTCCTGGAGTAACTGGTTCAATGAGAAAAAGTATACCCTTGTTAATGACGAACTTAAAAACGCTGgcaatgaagaagaggatgaagatgaggatgaagatgaggatgaagatgcaAGTGAGAAGTACGAAATCGTTGGTTATCAATCACAACGGATCCTTTCAGATACAACGGACAATTCGTTATCATATGTTATTTCAAAGACAGCTAATAAAGAAACCAGTCTATCAGCTATTCGCGATGATAAGCTATTGGCAACAAACAATGGGAATACGGTCGTGATTATTGCTAAAGAGGTCTTTAATGCTGTCTGTAGTTGCAATTTCGGTACAAATGTTAAATATATTGTCATATCTACTGAATCAGGGAAATTTATTGTGATTCAAATTCGAGTGAAGAACAACGTTCTTGAAACCCAATACATTCATGAAACAATGGTGCATAGTAAGGTCAATGCCATGGTTTCGTTTGGAGATAAATTGGCATGTTGCATTCTTGGCAATGTTGTCCTATTTGGACTAGGTAAAAAACAATTGTTGAGGAAAAGCATCACCGAAATGCCACCATATATTACCCAAGTAACTGCATTAGACCAATGGGATGGAACCATGTTAGCAGTTGGTGATATTAGAGAATCTGTTACGATCTTCAAGTATGATATAGATAATAACAGCTTCATTGGAGTAGCAGATGACATTGTGAAAAGGCATGTTACTACAGTCAAGTTCATAGATGTATCGAGTGTTATCGGTGGGGATAGGTTTGGTAACTGTTGGGTCCTTAGGGTGAACTATGAGAGCGACACTAGAGTCGCATCTAACATTAAAGCTTGCCAATATACCTTAGAAACGTTGTGCCATATGTACATGAACGATACTCCGATGAAATTTGAGATTGTGAACCATATGAATATGTCCGATCGACCAGCCATCTTATGGATCGGACTACAAGGAACCATAGGTTGTTTCGTCCCCTTGATAACAAGAAAGGAGCAACAGTTATACCAATCGTTCCAATCCACATATGCCGAGCTTGATGTTCTACATTTCCAAGATAACAACAAGCCTGAGGAAGttgatttggaagaaacaGAAGGCGCGTTAGATGAAGCGTATCACACTACTAAGAATACAGACCACCAAGATTATGTTGAAGGCGTGATAAGCCGTGTTGGAAGAGACTTTTTGAGTTACCGTAGCAGTTATGCTCCAAGTAAAAACATTATAGACGGTGAAACGTTAGAACAATTGACAACGTATTTACCAAGCGATCAAAGATGGATAGCCAGTAAGATGAAGCATGCCGATTCCGGCAAACTagacattttcaataaatatataaacgAGATGCGTACTAACTACGTATAA
- the GAL80 gene encoding transcription regulator GAL80 (uniprot|Q06433 Kluyveromyces lactis KLLA0A08162g GAL80 Galactose/lactose metabolism regulatory protein GAL80), whose product MNNNKRSKLSTVPSSRPIRVGFVGLTSGKSWVAKTHFLAIQQLSSQFQIVALYNPTLKSSLQTIEQLQLKHATGFDSLESFAQYKDIDMIVVSVKVPEHYEVVKNILEHSSQNLNLRYLYVEWALAASVQQAEELYSISQQRANLQTIICLQGRKSPYIVRAKELISEGCIGDINSIEISGNGGWYGYERPMRSPEYLYDIESGVNLISNSFGHTIDVLQYITGSYFQKINAMISNNIPTQFLLDENGKRTKETISKTCPDHLLFQGILENGKVPVSCSFKGGTPVKKLTKNLVIDIHGTKGDLKIEGDAGFVEISNLVLYFYGIKNGNGSSNGTDNNGAAAIKDKEKVTKSPSPSTGTSEEEQTMEVFHLRNYNSVVGNILRIYESIADYHFLGKPESKSSRGPDDLFASTKFDKQGFRFEGFPTFKDAIILHRLIDAVFRSDKEEKTLDVSKIMI is encoded by the coding sequence ATGAACAATAACAAACGGTCCAAATTATCCACGGTGCCATCGAGTAGACCGATCCGTGTTGGTTTCGTTGGGTTAACCAGTGGTAAAAGTTGGGTTGCCAAGACGCATTTCTTAGCCATACAGCAGCTCAGTTCACAGTTCCAGATAGTGGCCTTGTACAACCCTACTTTGAAATCGAGTCTTCAGACCATTGAACAGTTGCAATTGAAACATGCTACAGGGTTTGATTCGTTGGAATCTTTTGCTCAGTATAAAGATATCGATATGATCGTTGTTAGTGTAAAAGTGCCAGAGCATTACGAGGTGGTCAAGAATATATTGGAACATTCGTCCCAGAACCTGAATCTAAGGTATTTGTACGTGGAATGGGCTCTTGCTGCAAGCGTACAACAGGCAGAAGAGTTGTATTCGATATCTCAGCAGCGTGCCAATTTACAAACGATCATATGTCTCCAAGGACGTAAATCGCCATACATCGTTCGGGCCAAAGAGTTAATCAGCGAAGGTTGTATCGGAGACATCAATTCCATCGAGATATCGGGCAACGGTGGTTGGTATGGGTATGAACGTCCAATGAGATCGCCGGAGTATTTGTACGACATCGAGAGCGGTGTGAATTTGATATCGAATTCGTTCGGACACACGATCGATGTATTACAGTACATCACAGGGTCgtatttccaaaagatcaatgCGATGATCTCAAACAATATCCCAACTCAGTTCCTATTGGATGAGAATGGGAAACGGACCAAggaaacaatttcaaagacGTGCCCAGACCATCTTTTATTCCAGGgaatattggaaaatggGAAGGTACCCGTATCTTGCAGCTTTAAAGGTGGTACTCCagtgaagaaattgaccAAGAACCTGGTAATAGATATACACGGTACTAAAGGTGACTTGAAGATCGAGGGTGATGCAGGTTTTGTGGAGATATCGAACCTTGTGCTCTATTTCTACGGTATCAAGAATGGGAACGGTAGCAGCAATGGAACTGACAACAATGGAGCTGCTGCCATAAAAGACAAGGAAAAAGTAACTAAATCACCTTCTCCAAGTACAGGTACTTCGGAAGAGGAACAAACCATGGAAGTGTTTCATCTAAGGAACTATAATAGCGTTGTTGGAAACATACTACGAATCTACGAATCCATTGCCGATTACCATTTCCTTGGGAAACCTGAGTCCAAATCATCACGCGGTCCCGATGACTTGTTCGCAAGCACGAAATTTGATAAGCAAGGGTTCAGATTCGAAGGATTCCCCACATTCAAAGATGCCATCATATTGCACCGGCTAATAGATGCGGTGTTCAGAAGCGacaaagaggaaaagaCTCTTGACGTGTcgaaaataatgatataa